A window from Setaria italica strain Yugu1 chromosome VIII, Setaria_italica_v2.0, whole genome shotgun sequence encodes these proteins:
- the LOC101755503 gene encoding plant UBX domain-containing protein 11, which yields MERTINSLTYKGSIPDAINESRREKKLFVVYISGEDEASSSLEQSTLVDENVVEMIGRCCIFLHLEQGNVDASQFSAIYPQKSVPSISVIGLNGVMLWNHEGHISSENLKESIEKAWGALHLQETAATLLTASLASRNAESVNTTTALPQQGGSSTSENPSVSSSAPDISGASGVADSAELVSQLPSSTNHDELIEIKEKKGKGSKSDSGDRSFEKLESASTEIECDLPVSSMGSNTGSSIDPKEDTTPSLKRKNKDDGSLAAVPMVAAPSTIISRGVSSQVLVEQDITTSSAPVEPVFNSAKSDDIQLSIRMPSGNRLEIELTKQDVLRKVKNFVDENKGSGLGSYDLSLVYPKRIFSEQDMETTLCELGIQNRHAMIVVPHRRPVQVSRLQSSSSSSPYHAGDSSGGGGYFGYLRTIMSYVNPLSYLGGNTTTSRQEQEPNEGPQQLGHRSGPWSERHPLPGNRGQETTDESSANMLRRRARPFGANVHTLGSEQGPSDDRNVFWNGNSTEFGGDDRK from the exons ATGGAGAGAACAATTAATTCCCTGACATACAAAGGATCAATTCCCGATGCAATTAATGAATCAAGAAGAGAGAAAAAGCTCTTTGTAGTGTACATATCAG GAGAAGATGAGGCTTCGAGTAGTTTGGAACAGTCAACGCTGGTTGATGAAAAT GTGGTAGAAATGATAGGAAGATGTTGCATCTTCTTGCATCTCGAACAAGGCAATGTTGATGCATCACAGTTTTCAGCTATCT ATCCCCAGAAGTCTGTGCCAAGTATATCTGTGATTGGACTGAATGGAGTTATGCTATGGAATCATG AGGGACATATCAGCTCTGAAAATCTGAAAGAAAGCATCGAGAAAGCTTGGGGCGCCCTTCATCTTCAG GAGACAGCAGCAACCTTGTTGACAGCATCACTTGCTTCAAGAAATGCTGAATCTGTGAATACTACTACTGCTTTGCCTCAACAAGGAGGCTCTTCTACTTCAGAAAATCCTTCTGTTTCATCCAGTGCACCAGACATTTCTGGAGCCAGTGGAGTTGCTGATTCAGCTGAATTGGTGTCACAACTACCTAGTAGCACCAACCATGAT GAACTGATTgagataaaagaaaagaaaggcaaGGGCTCAAAATCAGATTCAGGTGATAGAAGTTTTGAGAAGCTAGAGTCAGCATCTACTGAAATTGAATGTGATTTGCCTGTTAGTTCAATGGGGTCAAACACGGGTAGTTCTATAGATCCAAAAGAAGACACTACACCATCACTaaaaagaaagaacaaagaTGATGGAAGTCTCGCTGCCGTTCCTATGGTGGCAGCTCCTAGTACAATCATTAGTAGAGGAGTTTCTTCCCAGGTGCTTGTGGAACAAGATATCACAACTTCTAGTGCCCCTGTTGAACCTGTTTTTAATTCTGCGAAATCAGATGATATTCAGCTTAGCATTCGTATGCCCAGTGGAAATAGACTGGAAATCGAATTGACAAAACAAGATGTTTTAAGGAAAGTGAAGAATTTTGTGGATGAAAACAAAGGCAGTGGGCTTGGCTCATATGATCTCTCTCTGGTTTACCCAAAAAGAATTTTCTCTGAACAAG ATATGGAAACCACGCTATGTGAGCTGGGTATTCAAAACCGTCACGCTATGATTGTTGTTCCACATCGGCGGCCTGTTCAGGTATCAAGGCTtcaatcatcatcatcgtcatcaccTTATCATGCTGGTGACAGTTCAGGTGGTGGAGGATATTTCGGTTACTTGAGAACCATCATGTCTTACGTGAATCCCCTCTCCTATTTGGGGGGAAACACCACTACTTCAAGGCAAGAGCAAGAGCCAAATGAAGGCCCACAGCAGCTTG GCCACCGATCTGGTCCATGGAGTGAGCGCCATCCTCTTCCTGGTAACAGAGGCCAAGAAACGACTGATGAGAGCTCTGCAAACATGCTGCGAAGGCGGGCCAGACCATTTGGTGCCAATGTCCACACTCTTGGGAGCGAGCAGGGTCCATCTGATGATCGAAATGTTTTTTGGAACGGGAACTCCACAGAGTTTGGAGGTGATGACCGGAAATAA